The Drechmeria coniospora strain ARSEF 6962 chromosome 02, whole genome shotgun sequence genome has a segment encoding these proteins:
- a CDS encoding 3',5'-bisphosphate nucleotidase codes for MSALPWHRELQVAQEAVVRAARLTKGVLSTVTQVSKEDASPVTVADFAAQALLISILRDAFPGVGFVGEEDSAVLRADDRLLARVFELFSAAAGGVHSVQEMLDLIDLGGRGTGGSEGRYFVMDPVDGTAAFLKGEQYAVSLALVQDGQEMLAVVAYPNLKLDAAGRIRESSIDTDGLGIMLFAVAGQGAHMAVLSSADARLEPSPLPQLQPPSTPADTHIVDCDLNRASSRATMRELATRLGAPFPGTDVWSSHVRYAALIIGGGDVLIRIPSKERSRSCIWDHVGAQLIFRELGGVVTDLDGRPMNFGAGRYLSENRGLLAAKKEIHEQVLLLARELIPDPERPAPAA; via the coding sequence ATGTCGGCCCTGCCCTGGCACCGCGAGCTTCAAGTGGCGCAAGAGGCCGTCGTGCGCGCCGCCAGGCTCACCAAGGGCGTCCTCTCCACCGTGACGCAGGTGTCGAAGGAAGATGCCTCGCCGGTGACGGTGGCCGACTTCGCCGCCCAGGCCCTCCTCATCAGCATCCTCCGCGACGCTTTccccggcgtcggcttcgtcggcgaggaggactcGGCGGTGCTGCGCGCCGACGACCGCCTCTTGGCCCGCGTCTTCGAactcttctccgccgccgccggtggcgtCCACTCGGTCCAGGAGATGCTTGACCTCATCGACTTGGGCGGccgcggcaccggcggctcCGAGGGCCGCTACTTCGTCATGGACCCCGTCGACGGAACGGCCGCCTTTCTCAAAGGGGAGCAGTACGCCGTCTCGCTCGCACTCGTCCAGGACGGCCAGGAGatgctggccgtcgtcgcgtaCCCGAACCtcaagctcgacgccgccggccggaTCCGCGAATCGAGCATCGAcaccgacggcctcggcatcatgCTCTTCGCTGTGGCCGGACAGGGCGCCCACATGGCCGTcctgtcctcggccgacgcacGGCTCGAACCGAGTCCGCTGCCACAGCTCCAGCCTccatcgacgccggccgacaCCCACATCGTCGACTGCGACCTCAACCGAGCCTCGAGCCGGGCGACGATGCGAGAGCTCGCAACCAGGCTCGGCGCCCCCTTCCCCGGCACCGACGTTTGGTCGTCGCACGTCCGCTACGCCGCCctcatcatcggcggcggcgatgtcCTGATCCGCATTCCCTCCAAGGAGCGCAGCAGGTCTTGCATATGGGACCACGTTGGTGCCCAACTCATCTTCCGAGAGCTCGGTggcgtcgtcaccgacttGGACGGCCGACCCATGAACTTTGGAGCAGGAAGATATCTGAGCGAGAACAGGGGGCTGCTGGCAGCCAAGAAGGAGATCCACGAGcaggtgctgctgctcgcgCGCGAGTTGATACCGGATCCCGAACGCCCGGCCCCTGCCGCATAG
- a CDS encoding chromo domain-containing protein 1: MSTPTEGGLVNGHLSPDDAGDTTTFAERGLSDSDLSDTRVTPMNRSSPSDTENRNGDASNHLHHDDHMSESDGTSEGDASDDGDFEVQDGVVYEPEEAGGQDDATSADSSRPSKRKSPVAEDDFIKANPELYGLRRSTRARERVKLVESSDSDSDIGPTSRRQTKRRRVNPSMPHSKRGTPAMQPSTNDSDSDSDTYGGARAKSQLKKARLQREAQPTLAFAEKRWSNRRAAQQVQQGAYEESDFDDDEDAEATTGFYVADYVDDSPYVEKVIRHRLKDGLEIQFDSGRHDFEYFIKWEGKSHMHDTWETIDSLRSMRGFRKVENYFRKVVEYELDIRFGEDVAPEAKEQFFLDRERNENAYADYTQVERVVAVRNGDLDDEYFVKWKGLTYEACTWELATDISVKFQDKIDQYLDRASRSWKSDRHEANLNSRTRMTMLEKQPEYIVGGELREFQLKGLNFLCLNWTRGNNVILADEMGLGKTVQTVSFISWLRNQRHQEGPTLVVAPLSVIPAWCDTFNNWAPDLNYVVYLGPEESRTLIRENELIIGGDPRKPKFNVLVTSYEFVLQDFAFLSTIKFQTLAVDEAHRLKNQESQLYGRLLGFGIPCKVLITGTPIQNNLSELSALLNFLNPGKVNIDEDLDSLSAGDAQEKLQNLHTAIAPYILRRTKETVESDLPPKTEKIIRVELSDVQLDYYKNILTRNYAALCDASGGHKNSLLNIMMELKKISNHPYMFPGAEERVLAGSVRREDQIKGLIASSGKMMLIDQLLTKLKKDGHRVLIFSQMVKMLDILGDYLSLKGYKFQRLDGTIAAGPRRMAIDHFNAEDSDDFCFLLSTRAGGLGINLMTADTVIIFDSDWNPQADLQAMARAHRIGQKRPVNIYRLVSKETVEEEVLERARNKLLLEYLTIQAGVTEDGQAEFQEQLNKKGLKTDGPSSSEDIQMVLKMRSSKMFEQSGNQERLEQLDIDSILENAEVTKTKVDDKINLSSGGIDWDNFMQITDVKVDDMNLDWDQIIPADKVAEMKAEEEKRKHEEYVAKLAAENAPRRATIKSRTKENDRADRLKKRQREQEQEEEEQRALLADPKRPLDDKEQRNLIKAYFRFGSMDDRGDDIIQEAKLAERDPTFVKSVLDDFIAAAKHAMEDNDARLAEEERKSGKALTKKDKKAVLIDFGQLKKVNAETAIERPQQLQILRQAIRSQQDWRSFRLADAMKGANYSCPWGAKEDAMLLVGIDRHGFGAWAQIRDDQELDMSEKLFLEEHRVGKREERTKANDKLKAPGAVHLVRRSEYLLSVLQSKHSGNRPAHKAADGHLRNSKKQQLANGHRASATASPVPQAAKKHRDREREHHRDGETAHGRSYGDDRGASRADFKRKHGVQDDGRSPKHRRVDDGRRLSSHADDRDRHEKRRHRDDEDRHRDRHREDHRRDDRRDDRRRDDYRRDGGRRDDHRREDHRREDHHRDEQRRRDDRHGAGHREREHEGRPQAERRANALRRLDELRRIGDDKDQRDKDNDAMIWFLLKPVRANFEKILSTTKENVKSSKERASIFGEELVAIGRFLDAQFSHSAANEALRNNFWDFLAALWPVDDTSKSVTGKRLSNMYSTLHSRSATGGSGAGRANGAGSSR; the protein is encoded by the exons ATGTCCACCCCTACTGAGGGGGGTCTGGTCAACGGTCACTTGTCGCCCGATGATGCCGGGGATACGACCACCTTTGCCGAGCGCGGCTTGAGTGATAGCGATCTATCCGACACTCGAGTCACGCCTATGAACCGCTCCTCCCCGTCGGACACGGAAAACCGCAACGGTGACGCCTCAAACCACTTACACCACGATGACCACATGTCGGAATCCGATGGAACCAGTGAAGGCGACGCGTCCGATGACGGCGACTTCGAGGTGCAGGATGGCGTCGTGTACGAGCCAGAGGAAGCCGGAGGCCAAGATGATGcgacctcggccgactcGTCTCGCCCATCCAAACGCAAGTCACCggtcgccgaggatgacTTCATAAAAGCCAACCCTGAGCTGTATGGCCTTCGACGCAGT ACGCGAGCGAGGGAACGTGTGAAACTG GTTGAATCGAGTGACTCCGACTCTGATATtgggccgacgagccggcgaCAGACCAAACGTCGCCGCGTGAACCCGTCAATGCCTC ATTCAAAACGAGGCACTCCTGCCATGCAACCTTCAACCAACGATTCCGACTCGGATTCCGACACATATGGTGGGGCGAGGGCTAAAAGTCAGCTGAAGAAGGCTAGGTTACAGCGCGAAGCACAGCCCACACTCGCCTTCGCCGAGAAGCGATGGTCGAACCGTCGCGCCGCGCAGCAGGTCCAGCAAGGTGCCTACGAAGAAAGCGACTTCGATGATGACGAAGATGCCGAGGCTACGACTGGTTTCTACGTAGCCGACTACGTTGACGACTCTCCGTACGTTGAAAAGGTCATTCGACATCGACTGAAGGATGGGCTGGAAATCCAATTCGACTCGGGCCGGCACGATTTCGAATACTTTATCAAGTGGGAAGGAAAGTCGCACATGCATGACACGTGGGAAACCATCGATTCGCTTCGCAGCATGCGTGGATTTCGAAAAGTCGAAAACTACTTCCGCAAGGTGGTCGAGTACGAGCTGGACATACGCTTCGGGGAGGATGTCGCGCCAGAAGCGAAAGAGCAATTCTTCCTTGACCGTGAACGAAACGAGAATGCCTACGCAGACTACACGCAAGTCGAGAGAGTTGTCGCCGTCCGCAACGGCGACCTTGACGACGAGTATTTCGTGAAATGGAAGGGACTTACCTACGAAGCATGCACCTGGGAACTGGCCACGGACATCAGCGTCAAGTTTCAAGACAAGATTGACCAGTATTTGGACAGAGCGTCGCGATCGTGGAAGTCCGACCGGCACGAGGCCAACTTGAATTCGCGCACGAGGATGACCATGCTGGAGAAGCAACCCGAGTACATCGTCGGAGGTGAGCTTCGCGAGTTTCAACTAAAAGGTCTAAACTTTCTCTGCCTCAACTGGACTCGTGGGAACAACGTTATTCTCGCCGACGAAATGGGCCTCGGTAAAACTGTGCAGACAGTTTCCTTCATCAGCTGGCTTCGGAATCAACGTCATCAGGAAGGTCCAACACTGGTCGTTGCGCCGCTCAGCGTCATTCCCGCCTGGTGCGATACTTTCAACAATTGGGCCCCCGATCTGAATTACGTCGTCTATCTCGGTCCCGAGGAATCAAGGACGCTCATTCGCGAAAACGAACTCATAATTGGCGGCGACCCCCGAAAACCCAAGTTCAACGTTCTCGTGACCTCGTACGAATTCGTGCTGCAGGACTTTGCTTTCCTCTCGACAATAAAGTTTCAAACGCTCGCCGTGGACGAAGCGCATCGGCTCAAGAACCAGGAATCTCAGCTGTACGGCCGATTGCTGGGCTTCGGCATCCCGTGCAAGGTCCTGATCACGGGTACCCCGATCCAAAACAACCTCTCGGAACTCTCGGCGCTGCTCAACTTTCTGAACCCTGGCAAGGTGAACATCGACGAGGACTTGGATTCTCTCTCCGCCGGCGATGCGCAAGAGAAGCTGCAAAATCTCCACACCGCCATTGCACCATACATCCTGCGAAGGACGAAGGAGACTGTGGAGTCCGACTTGCCCCCAAAGACGGAGAAAATTATTCGCGTCGAGCTCTCCGACGTTCAGCTGGATTATTACAAGAACATATTGACGAGGAACTATGCGGCGCTGTGCGACGCCAGCGGTGGCCACAAGAACTCGCTCCTCAACATCATGATGGAGCTGAAGAAGATTAGCAACCACCCCTACATGTTCCctggcgccgaggagcgtGTCTTGGCCGGCAGCGTTCGCCGCGAGGATCAGATCAAGGGATTGATTGCCAGTAGTGGCAAGATGATGCTGATCGACCAGCTCCTGACGAAGCTCAAGAAGGACGGGCACCGAGTTCTCATCTTCAGCcagatggtgaagatgctGGATATCCTTGGCGATTACCTGTCCCTGAAAGGGTACAAATTCCAACGGTTGGATGGAACCATCGCAGCTGGACCGCGTCGGATGGCCATCGATCACTTCAATGCCGAAGACAGCGACGACTTTTGCTTTCTTTTGTCCACACGAGCCGGCGGACTTGGCATCAACCTCATGACGGCCGACACCGTCATCATCTTTGACTCGGATTGGAACCCCCAGGCCGATCTGCAGGCCATGGCTCGAGCCCACCGGATCGGACAGAAGCGGCCCGTCAACATCTATCGTCTTGTGTCCAAGGAAACGGTCGAGGAAGAAGTTCTGGAGCGAGCCCGAAACAAGCTGCTCTTGGAGTACCTCACCATTCAAGCGGGCGTCACCGAGGACGGCCAGGCCGAGTTTCAGGAGCAGCTGAACAAGAAAGGCCTAAAGACGgacggcccgtcgtcgtccgaggaCATCCAGATGGTCCTGAAGATGCGGTCCTCCAAGATGTTCGAACAGAGCGGCAACCAGGAACGGCTCGAGCAGCTGGATATCGACTCGATTCTCGAAAACGCCGAAGTCACGAAGACCAAGGTCGACGACAAGATCAACCTCAGCAGCGGTGGTATTGATTGGGATAATTTCATGCAAATCACCGATGTCAAGGTGGATGATATGAACCTCGACTGGGACCAAATTATTCCCGCCGACAAGGTGGCGGAGATGaaagccgaggaggagaagcgcAAGCACGAGGAGTATGTCGCGaagctggcggccgagaacgCGCCACGGAGGGCGACGATCAAGAGCCGCACGAAGGAAAATGACCGGGCCGACCGACTCAAGAAGCGGCAGagggagcaggagcaggaggaggaggaacaACGAGCGCTGCTGGCGGATCCCAAACGCCCGCTGGACGACAAGGAGCAGCGGAATCTCATCAAGGCCTACTTTCGGTTCGGGTCCATGGACgaccgcggcgacgacattATACAGGAAGCGAAGCTGGCTGAGAGAGATCCCACGTTTGTCAAGTCGGTGCTCGACGATTTCATTGCGGCTGCGAAGCATGCGATGGAGGACAACGACGCTCGACTGGCGGAGGAAGAGAGGAAGTCTGGCAAGGCGTTGACGAAGAAGGACAAGAAGGCGGTGCTCATCGATTTTGGTCAGCTGAAGAAGGTCAACGCCGAGACGGCGATTGAGCGGCCGCAGCAGCTCCAGATTCTCCGGCAAGCGATTCGAAGCCAGCAAGACTGGCGATCGTTCCGGCTCGCGGATGCCATGAAGGGAGCCAACTATAGCTGTCCCTGGGGCGCCAAGGAAGACGCGATGcttctcgtcggcatcgacaggCATGGTTTTGGCGCCTGGGCTCAGATCCGAGACGACCAGGAGCTGGATATGTCGGAAAAGTTGTTTCTGGAAGAGCACAGAGTGGGCAAGCGGGAAGAACGCACAAAGGCAAACGACAAGCTCAAGGCGCCGGGCGCGGTGCACCTCGTCCGTCGGTCCGAATACCTCCTTTCGGTGCTGCAGTCGAAGCATTCTGGCAACCGGCCGGCGCACAAGGCGGCGGACGGCCATCTCCGGAACAGCAAAAAGCAGCAGCTGGCGAATGGGCATCGTGCGagcgcgacggcgtcgccggttCCCCAAGCAGCCAAGAAGCATCGTGACCGGGAGAGGGAGCACCACCGCGACGGCGAAACCGCTCACGGCCGGAGCTACGGTGATGACCGGGGCGCGTCTCGCGCCGATTTCAAGCGCAAGCATGGGGTGCAAGATGACGGTCGCAGCCCGAAGCATCGGCGCGTGGATGACGGACGTCGCCTGAGTTCGCATGCCGACGACCGCGACAGGCATGAAAAGCGCAGGCatcgcgacgacgaggatcgCCACCGTGACCGGCACCGGGAGGATCATCGTCGCGACGACCGGCGGGACGACCGTCGACGGGACGACTACCGAcgagatggcggccgccgtgaCGACCACCGTCGCGAAGACCACCGTCGGGAGGACCACCATCGCGACGAGCAGCGCCGGCGCGACGACCGCCACGGTGCCGGCCATCGAGAGCGAGAGCATGAAGGCCGACCGCAGGCCGAGCGGAGGGCGAATGCGCTCCGACGACTGGACGAGCTCCGGcgcatcggcgacgacaaggaccagAGAGACAAGGACAACGACGCGATGATCTGGTTTCTGCTGAAGCCCGTTCGAGCCAATTTTGAGAAGATtctgtcgacgacgaaggagAATGTGAAGTCGAGCAAGGAACGGGCGAGCATTTTCGGCGAGGAGCttgtcgccatcggccgttTTTTGGACGCGCAGTTTTCCCATTCCGCGGCGAACGAGGCTCTGAGGAACAATTTCTG GGACTTTTTGGCCGCGCTCTGGCCTGTCGACGACACGAGCAAAAGCGTCACGGGCAAGAGACTGAGCAACATGTACAGCACGCTGCACTCGCGCAGCGCGACGGGCGGCTCCGGTGCCGGGCGAGCAAACGGTGCGGGCAGTAGCCGATGA